From Nymphaea colorata isolate Beijing-Zhang1983 chromosome 6, ASM883128v2, whole genome shotgun sequence, a single genomic window includes:
- the LOC116256728 gene encoding uncharacterized protein LOC116256728: MNGEGQEEVGGKSPSPYNPSVIRLWRPAAQRNLRNQWSRIVAGQQKWVSASADGRSHASSLVNLYLSRKYMPAMDLGVLGEMTKIKDKACAKLARQEELCWIKLSASYRNMVAAISLMLDASRSMRCFLKGPAGTPIVQFSFQQEHGHDTGDGDGIPVFSFLAISFLEALAQEIVQMFRSELFLKRLLLVEFCSISFQAANATRDDKWSKEIYEGEFDDLNKIGLFSGESCVPAPPSTDKWKLDKLMAEKSDTDPKREVLQVYLTAWLAEVNISSCRIDEIISMVEEEMKVRLA; this comes from the exons ATGAACGGAGAAGGACAAGAAGAAGTAGGAGGAAAGAGCCCTAGCCCTTACAACCCCTCTGTCATACGCCTTTGGAGACCAGCTGCCCAAAGAAACCTTAGGAACCAATGGTCAAGGATCGTGGCCGGCCAGCAGAAGTGGGTCTCGGCTTCCGCTGATGGCCGATCGCATGCCTCCTCCCTCGTCAATCTCTATCTCTCTAGAAA GTATATGCCTGCTATGGACCTTGGTGTTTTGGGTGAAATGACAAAGATCAAGGATAAAGCATGTGCAAAGTTAGCTCGACAAGAG GAGCTTTGTTGGATCAAGCTTTCAGCATCTTATAGGAATATG GTGGCAGCTATTTCTCTGATGCTAGATGCTTCCAGATCTATGAGATGCTTTTTAAAAGGGCCTGCTGGTACCCCAATTGTGCAATTTAGTTTTCAACAAGAGCATGGACATGATACTGGCGATGGTGATGGCATCCCAGTTTTCTCGTTTCTAGCCATTTCATTCCTTG AAGCTTTGGCTCAAGAGATTGTTCAAATGTTCAGGTCGGAGCTGTTTTTGAAG CGGCTCCTTTTGGTTGAATTTTGTTCCATCTCTTTCCAAGCTGCAAATGCAACAAGAGATGATAAGTGGTCTAAAGAAATTTATGAAGGGGAATTTGatgatttgaataaaattggCCTTTTCTCTGGTGAAAGTTGTGTTCCTGCTCCTCCAAGTACGGACAAATGGAAATTGGACAAACTTATGGCGGAAAAGTCTGATACAGATCCCAAAAGAGAAGTTCTACAG GTATACTTGACCGCATGGCTTGCTGAGGTTAATATCAGTTCTTGTCG GATTGATGAGATCATCTCAATGGTTGAGGAGGAAATGAAGGTGAGGCTTGCGTGA
- the LOC116256302 gene encoding glutathione S-transferase U17-like: protein METGRGDEVKLIGMWASPFALRVKAALKLKGISYEYIEENIPFSKSQLLLDSNPVHKKVPVLLHNGKPICESLIIVEYIDEVWASAGAPAILPSDPYDRATARFWAAYVDEKIFASMKGALMAESDEKRKALVVSTLVGLGSMEGALDKRSKGGRFFGGESIGFLDLALGSLVGWLRVMGKACGMNFLDPDRTPRLAGWAESFCETDPIKDVFPDTHKLVEFSKTLQAAMEAASAAAAATATPATASTS from the exons atggaaacGGGGCGTGGGGATGAGGTAAAGCTGATCGGCATGTGGGCGAGCCCCTTCGCGCTTCGAGTGAAGGCAGCACTCAAGCTCAAGGGCATTTCCTACGAGTACATAGAAGAGAATATCCCCTTCAGCAAGAGCCAGCTCCTCCTCGACTCCAACCCCGTCCACAAGAAGGTCCCCGTTCTCCTCCACAATGGCAAGCCCATCTGCGAGTCGCTCATCATCGTAGAGTATATAGACGAGGTGTGGGCGTCGGCCGGAGCACCGGCCATCCTTCCTTCCGATCCTTACGATCGAGCCACCGCCCGCTTCTGGGCTGCTTACGTTGATGAAAAG ATTTTTGCATCAATGAAAGGGGCCTTGATGGCAGAAAGTGATGAGAAACGAAAGGCTCTTGTGGTGAGTACACTTGTTGGGCTAGGGTCGATGGAGGGAGCCTTGGACAAGCGCAGCAAGGGAGGGAGGTTCTTCGGAGGCGAGTCCATCGGCTTCTTGGACTTGGCACTAGGGAGCCTTGTGGGTTGGCTGAGGGTGATGGGAAAGGCTTGTGGAATGAACTTCCTGGATCCAGACAGGACCCCCAGGTTGGCTGGGTGGGCTGAGTCCTTTTGCGAAACCGACCCCATCAAGGATGTATTTCCTGATACCCACAAGTTGGTGGAGTTCAGCAAGACTCTTCAAGCCGCCATGGAAgctgcttctgctgctgctgccgccaCCGCTACCCCGGCCACCGCTTCAACCTCCTAG